The Rattus rattus isolate New Zealand chromosome 1, Rrattus_CSIRO_v1, whole genome shotgun sequence genome includes a region encoding these proteins:
- the Lrrc10 gene encoding leucine-rich repeat-containing protein 10, which yields MGNTIRALVAFIPTDRCQSYVVGDLREMPLDRMVDLSGSQLRRFPLHVCSFTELVKLYLSDNHLHSLPPDLAQLQNLQILALDFNNFKALPQAVCTLKQLCILYLGNNKLCDLPDELSLLQNLRTLWLESNCLTRLPDVVCELSLLKTLHAGSNALRLLPGQLRRLRELRTIWLSGNQLADFPSVLLHMPFLEVIDVDRNSIRYFPSLAHLTNLKLVIYDHNPCRNAPKVGKGVRRVGRWAEETPEPDRRKTRRYALAKEENQEPPPPLLPPSS from the coding sequence ATGGGAAACACCATCCGGGCCCTCGTGGCTTTCATCCCCACGGACCGCTGCCAGAGTTATGTGGTGGGAGACCTCCGGGAGATGCCTCTGGACAGGATGGTGGATCTGAGCGGGAGCCAGCTCCGTCGCTTCCCACTGCACGTGTGCTCCTTCACCGAGCTGGTAAAGCTCTACCTCAGCGACAACCACCTTCACAGCCTGCCTCCCGACCTGGCACAGCTGCAGAACCTGCAGATCCTGGCCTTGGATTTCAACAacttcaaagctcttccccaggCGGTGTGTACCTTGAAACAGCTCTGCATCCTCTACCTGGGCAATAATAAACTCTGTGACCTCCCGGATGAGCTCAGCCTGCTCCAGAACCTCAGGACCCTGTGGCTTGAGTCTAACTGCCTCACCCGGCTCCCGGATGTGGTCTGTGAGCTGAGTCTCCTTAAAACCCTGCATGCAGGTTCCAACGCCCTACGTCTGCTGCCCGGCCAGCTCCGGCGCCTGCGCGAGCTCAGAACCATCTGGCTCTCAGGCAATCAGCTCGCTGACTTCCCCTCAGTGTTGCTTCACATGCCCTTCCTGGAGGTGATAGACGTGGATCGGAACAGTATCCGCTACTTCCCCAGCCTGGCCCACTTGACAAATCTGAAGCTGGTCATCTATGATCACAATCCTTGCAGAAATGCCCCGAAGGTGGGCAAAGGTGTTCGCCGCGTTGGGAGATGGGCAGAGGAGACCCCAGAGCCTGACCGCAGAAAAACTAGGAGATACGCACTGGCCAAGGAAGAGAACCAAGagccacctcctccccttcttcctcccagctCTTGA